A single region of the Hippopotamus amphibius kiboko isolate mHipAmp2 chromosome 6, mHipAmp2.hap2, whole genome shotgun sequence genome encodes:
- the CASP8AP2 gene encoding CASP8-associated protein 2 isoform X5 — protein MAADDDNGDGTSLFDVFSASPLKNNDEGSLDIYAGLDSAVSDSASKPCAPSRNCLDLYEEILTEEGTAKEATFNDLQVEYGKCQLQMKELMKKFKEIQTQNFSLKNENQSLKKNISALIKTARVEINRKDEEINNLHQRLSEFPHFRNNHKTSRTSDIVKTKGPKSRSLHLDDCSKTDHRVKSDVSKDVHCSTSLPNLEKEGKSHSEKKSTSHVPTSVEKHSTNGIWSRSHYQVGEGSSNEDHRRGRKDSRHSQYSRGTDRIRKDLNTSCGDGEPRNTEASQRLQGRPEKYGKGEPKAESKNAKFKSNSDLDYKNERISSSWEKESPRDRSHTRLESQSDKKLERQSERSQNRKEIKSQDKEERKVDQKPKSVVKDQDHWKRSERASLPLSKNELARSHNSNKYHPEERRGWEDCKRDRAVSNHAFQEGRCPSSLSTNRTHKHLDSKEADAVQQWENAPLRAERHRTEEKRKRERESKEENRHMRNDKRVPAEHLQKTNKETKKTTTDVKRQNEPKNDKGEVSNNDVSEGVDNKEPEVKAASGPNETHNKDLKLSFMEKLNLTLSPAKKQPVSQDNQHKITDTPKSSDRSDLESLVQATAVTCVLSISEHITEEAKSELLEPKDALTAASEPRAIISERKTEEENSLLIKSVENAVHCDMPVCGTETSSSAPVEAQQAESLFHSSAELEQTTDGARATIPVVMDTVQTTVSQNFGLDLDTKRNNDLNSCSISEDTEMKEALSTKVTKSNESVLQPSTEETGVLPTDLSENDKTKLKPSLVDPPLIDSKSCHLEPCLPKETPESLPQQTGLTGRMEIGETNSVYHDDENSVLSIDLNQLRPIPEAISPLNSPVRPVARLLRLESPSRVPLYNNSHKDVLPPNSAHSTSKSQSDLNKENQKPICKSDKFTEADSHKNSSLDELEEGEIISDSEKAKPQKSFDKSANPRASTEVQNTKTSPGSRKSTVHLDKDNRKISSVKIHQTKSKWNKRRSESSRSSKTEKKDRSMSASSLEKIVPIIAAPSSVREVMHMLRMIRKHVRKNYMKFKVKFSLIQFHRIIESAILSFTSLIKHLDVSKISKSVTTLQKTLCDVIESKLKQVKKNGIVDRLFEQQLPDMKKKLWKFVDEQLDYLFGKLKKILVKFCDSRNIGSDSDEGKLEKKNKQKTQYSDCRKGNADTSDKEMLKEKCPKSEDSGYSKSLVSCKKSEEKHQEQNNSKINTVKHGIKKSTNTCFDNIKKPQSKEHSLEPNCPSTPKPGKMEGGTREDTQASQHAALKPERSFEILTEQQTSSLTFNLVSDAQMGEIFKSLLQGSDLLDNSVNCNEKGEWDLQAPEKQLLETLKCDSVPACATEELDSGVVSPCPKVISDDNWSFLSSEKGPSPTSGLSLPVDPDVLDENCMFEVSTNVTLSKDNVCGSEKSKPCVSSILLEDLAVSLTVPSPLKSDGHLSFLKQGVLSNSPPEEVISAHFSEDALLEEEDASEQDIHLALESDNSSSKSSCSSSWTSRSVAPGFQYHPNLPMHAVIMEKSNDHFIVKIRRAAPSASLSHKQNMVADESLPGVEKVADEAVEKEYISFQNSIFKSVEELKNSSKNVDGSKSVHEERDCMIQTEVPDIYEFLKDASGKVGPSTEVAEECFKLHQVWEPKVPESVEELPPMEETPHSVVDHLPNTYIDLTKEPVTETKKLGEFVDVTVLNIDQSGCSGSSVDQNAPVLDNMQPDTVGAFIDLTQDVSSDSKNEGNHPALAVEDLGCQVICVDEENSKEEKVQVANRPLKCVVEEAYIDLTSESPSSGEVKKDDLKSELASNSGNSELPGALDNRHKKRKNLSDLNPSSQKKQRKETDLTCREKTKKITQDSGENGDGHRKKANKKKAPAVPEDSSSLKESPGTKDAAAAPATSLTSLSAKNVIKKKGEIIVSWTRNDDREILLECQKKGPSLKTFSHLAAKLSKNPYQVSERFQQLMKLFEKSKCR, from the exons ATGGCAGCAGATGATGACAATGGTGATGGAACAAGTTTATTTGATGTCTTTTCTG cttctcctcttaaaaataatgatgaaggTTCCTTGGACATATATGCTGGGTTGGACAGTGCTGTTTCTG acAGTGCTTCCAAACCCTGTGCACCATCCAGAAATTGTTTGGATTTATATGAAGAAATCCTGACTGAAGAAGGAACTGCAAAGGAGGCAACATTTAATGAT TTGCAGGTAGAATATGGAAAATGCCAGCTGCAAATGAAAGAACTGATGAAAAAGTTTAAGGAAATACAGACACAG AATTTCAGCTTAAAAAACGAAAAccaatctcttaaaaaaaatatctcAGCACTTATCAAAACTGCCAGAGTGGAAATAAACCGCAaggatgaagaaataaataatcttCACCAGAG ATTGTCTGAGTTTCCACATTTTCGAAATAATCATAAAACTTCAAGGACATCAGATATAGTTAAAACAAAAGGCCCTAAATCCAGATCTCTCCACTTGGATGATTGTTCAAAGACTGATCACAGAGTGAAAAGTGATGTTTCTAAAGATGTACATTGTAGCACTTCACTGCCAAAcctggaaaaggaagggaaatcaCATTCTGAAAAAAAGAGCACTTCACATGTGCCTACATCTGTTGAAAAACACTCCACCAATGGCATTTGGTCACGTTCCCATTATCAGGTTGGTGAGGGTAGTTCAAATGAGGATCatagaagagggagaaaagacagTAGACATAGCCAATACAGCAGAGGGACTGACAGAATACGAAAAGACTTGAACACTAGCTGTGGTGATGGTGAACCCAGGAACACAGAGGCCAGTCAGAGGCTGCAAGGACGTCCTGAGAAATATGGTAAAGGTGAACCAAAAGCTGAAAGCAAAAATGCAAAGTTTAAGAGTAACTCAGATTTGGATTATAAAAATGAACGCATTAGCTCTTCTTGGGAGAAAGAAAGCCCTAGAGACAGGTCACACACTCGACTAGAATCTCAAAGTGACAAAAAACTTGAAAGACAAAGTGAAAGATcgcaaaatagaaaagaaattaaatcacaagacaaagaagaaaggaaagttgaTCAAAAACCGAAGTCAGTAGTAAAAGACCAGGATCATTGGAAAAGATCTGAACGAGCATCACTTCCTCTTTCCAAGAATGAACTAGCGAGATCTCATAATTCAAATAAATACCATCcagaagagagaagaggctggGAAGATTGTAAACGAGACAGGGCTGTAAGTAATCATGCTTTTCAAGAAGGAAGATGTCCGTCCTCTCTTTCAACCAATAGAACTCACAAACACCTTGACTCCAAGGAAGCCGATGCTGTGCAGCAATGGGAAAATGCACCTTTAAGAGCAGAAAGGCACAGAactgaagagaagaggaaaagagaacgagagagcaaagaagaaaataggcATATGAGAAATGACAAAAGAGTACCTGCAGAACATTTGCAGAAGACAAACAAAGAGACTAAGAAAACCACTACAGATGTAAAGAGACAGAATGAGCCAAAGAATGATAAAGGTGAAGTCTCTAATAACGATGTTTCTGAGGGAGTGGATAACAAAGAGCCAGAAGTTAAAGCTGCGAGTGGTCCAAATGAAACCCATAACAAAGACTTAAAGTTGAGTTTTATGGAAAAATTGAACTTAACTCTTTCTCCCGCTAAAAAGCAGCCTGTTTCTCAGGATAATCAGCATAAGATAACCGATACTCCCAAATCCAGTGACAGAAGTGATTTGGAGTCCTTGGTGCAGGCTACAGCGGTGACATGTGTTCTCTCTATCAGTGAACATATCACAGAGGAAGCCAAATCAGAGTTATTGGAACCAAAGGATGCTCTCACAGCAGCATCTGAACCCAGGGCCattatttcagaaaggaaaacagaagaagaaaatagtTTGTTGATTAAATCCGTTGAGAATGCTGTGCATTGTGACATGCCCGTTTGTGGCACAGAGACTTCCTCCTCAGCACCTGTGGAAGCGCAGCAAGCAGAATCCTTGTTTCATTCATCAGCAGAACTGGAACAGACCACTGATGGTGCCAGGGCAACGATTCCTGTGGTGATGGACACAGTGCAAACAACTGTCTCTCAGAACTTTGGTTTGGATTTAGATACCAAAAGAAACAATGACTTAAATTCTTGTAGTATTTCTGAAGATACAGAAATGAAGGAGGCTTTGTCAACAAAAGTGACAAAATCCAATGAAAGTGTTTTGCAGCCTTCAACTGAAGAAACTGGCGTTTTGCCAACAGACCTTtcagaaaatgataaaacaaaactcAAGCCTTCTCTTGTAGATCCACCACTGATTGATAGTAAGTCTTGTCATTTGGAGCCTTGCTTACCTAAAGAGACTCCAGAATCTTTACCTCAGCAGACTGGGTTAACAGGTAGAATGGAAATTGGTGAAACAAACTCAGTATATCATGATGATGAGAACTCGGTTCTGAGCATTGACCTTAATCAGCTGAGACCTATTCCAGAAGCCATCAGTCCTCTGAACAGTCCAGTGAGACCTGTAGCAAGACTTCTTAGACTGGAAAGCCCATCTCGAGTTCCATTATATAATAATAGTCATAAAG ATGTGCTTCCACCAAATTCAGCTCATTCTACCTCCAAGAGTCAGTCTGATCTCAATAAGGAAAATCAAAAGCCAATTTGCAAATCTGACAAATTTACAGAAGCTGACTCCCACAAGAACTCATCTTTAGATGAATTAGAAGAAGGAGAAATTATAAGTGACAGCGAAAAAGCTAAACCACAAAAAAGTTTTGACAAAAGTGCCAACCCAAGAGCTTCTACGGAAGTGCAGAACACAAAAACTAGCCCTGGAAGTAGGAAAAGCACTGTGCATTTGGATAAAGACAATAGGAAGATATCTTCTGTAAAAATTCATCAGACCAAAAGCAAATGGAATAAAAGACGAAGTGAATCTAGCAGATcttcaaaaacagagaagaaagataGGTCAATGAGCGCTTCCAGCCTGGAAAAGATAGTTCCAATTATTGCTGCACCCTCTTCTGTCCGAGAGGTTATGCACATGTTACGAATGATAAGGAAACATGTAaggaaaaattatatgaaattcaaggtAAAATTTTCATTAATACAGTTTCATAGAATTATTGAGTCAGCAATTTTGAGTTTTACATCACTAATTAAACATCTTGACGTCTCTAAAATCTCTAAGTCAGTGACTACTTTACAGAAGACTCTCTGTGATGTTATAGAATCCAAACTTAAGCAAGTTAAAAAGAATGGCATTGTGGATCGTTTATTTGAACAGCAGCTaccagatatgaaaaaaaaattgtggaaatTTGTAGATGAACAGCTTGATTATTTGTTTGGAAAGCTTAAGAAAATCTTAGTAAAGTTTTGCGACTCCAGGAACATTGGCAGTGACAGTGACGAAggaaaacttgaaaagaaaaataaacagaaaacacaataTTCAGATTGTCGGAAGGGGAATGCAGACACTTCCGACAAAGAAATGTTGAAGGAGAAATGCCCCAAATCAGAAGATTCTGGTTACTCTAAGTCTTTAGTCAGTTGTAAAAAATCTGAGGAAAAACATCAAGAgcaaaataattccaaaattaaCACAGTAAAGCATGGCATTAAAAAAAGTACTAACACTTGCTTTGATAATATTAAGAAACCTCAATCTAAAGAGCATTCCTTGGAACCAAACTGCCCAAGCACCCCAAAGCCAGGGAAAATGGAAGGCGGCaccagagaagacacacaggcatCCCAGCACGCTGCTTTGAAGCCAGAACGCAGTTTCGAGATTCTCACGGAGCAGCAAACATCTAGCCTAACTTTTAATTTAGTGAGTGATGCGCAGatgggagaaatatttaaaagtttgttgCAAGGTTCTGATCTTTTGGATAACAGTGTTAACTGTAACGAAAAAGGTGAGTGGGACTTACAGGCACCAGAGAAACAGCTGCTAGAGACTCTCAAATGTGACTCTGTACCAGCTTGTGCAACAGAAGAGCTTGATTCAGGGGTGGTTTCTCCCTGTCCTAAGGTGATTAGTGATGATAATTGGTCATTTTTGTCATCTGAGAAAGGTCCATCTCCGACTTCAGGGCTCTCATTGCCAGTTGATCCTGATGTGTTGGATGAAAATTGTATGTTTGAAGTGTCCACTAACGTAACTTTAAGTAAAGACAATGTGTGTGGTTCAGAAAAGAGCAAGCCCTGCGTTTCCTCCATACTTCTTGAAGATCTAGCAGTCTCCTTAACAGTACCATCACCTCTGAAGTCAGATGGTCATCTCAGTTTCTTAAAGCAAGGAGTCTTGTCTAATTCACCGCCTGAAGAAGTTATTAGTGCCCATTTTAGTGAAGATGCATTACTTGAGGAAGAGGATGCATCTGAGCAGGATATTCATTTAGCGCTGGAGTCTGATAATTCAAGCAGTAAATCAAGTTGTTCTTCATCATGGACAAGCCGGTCTGTTGCTCCAGGCTTTCAGTACCACCCTAATCTACCCATGCATGCTGTCATAATGGAAAAGTCCAACGATCATTTCATTGTGAAAATACGGCGTGCGGCACCATCTGCCTCCCTTAGTCATAAACAGAATATGGTGGCTGATGAATCTTTGCCAGGAGTGGAAAAGGTAGCTGATGAAGCAGTGGAGAAAGAATATATTTCATTTCAGAACAGCATTTTTAAATCTGTGGAGGAATTGAAGAATTCCAGTAAAAATGTTGATGGCAGTAAATCAGTTCATGAAGAACGAGACTGTATGATACAAACAGAGGTTCCTGATATATATGAATTTCTTAAAGATGCTTCAGGTAAAGTGGGTCCTAGTACTGAAGTGGCTGAGGAATGTTTCAAGTTGCATCAAGTATGGGAACCAAAAGTGCCTGAAAGTGTTGAAGAATTGCCTCCAATGGAAGAAACTCCACATTCTGTCGTGGATCATCTTCCAAACACATATATAGACCTCACAAAAGAGCCAGTCACTGAGACCAAAAAGTTGGGGGAATTTGTGGACGTAACAGTTTTAAATATTGATCAGTCGGGATGTTCTGGAAGCAGTGTGGATCAAAATGCTCCAGTATTAGACAATATGCAGCCTGATACGGTAGGTGCCTTTATTGATTTGACACAAGATGTTTCAAGTGACAGTAAAAATGAAGGTAACCATCCAGCTTTAGCTGTTGAAGACTTGGGGTGTCAGGTGATATGTGTAGATGAAGAAAACTCAAAGGAGGAAAAGGTGCAAGTGGCAAACAGGCCTTTGAAATGCGTTGTTGAGGAAGCCTATATTGATCTAACCTCGGAATCTCCCAGTTCAGGTGAAGTGAAAAAGGATGACTTAAAATCAGAGTTGGCGTCAAATTCCGGTAATTCAGAGTTGCCTGGTGCTTTGGATAAtcgtcacaaaaagagaaaaaatcttTCTGATCTAAATCCTTCTTCtcagaaaaaacagagaaaggaaacagacttAACCTGTAGGGAAAAGACCAAGAAAATTACTCAGGATTCTGGTGAGAATGGTGATGGTCACCGAAAGAAAGCCAATAAGAAGAAGGCCCCTGCAGTGCCTGAAGATTCCTCATCGTTAAAGGAAAGCCCAGGGACTAAGGATGCTGCAGCAGCACCCGCCACTTCTCTTACAAGCCTTTCTGCAAAGAATGTTattaaaaagaagggagaaattaTAGTTTCGTGGACAAG AAACGATGACCGggaaattttattggagtgtcAGAAAAAAGGGCCatcattgaaaacattttctcatttagctGCCAAGTTGAGTAAAAATCCATATCAG gtCTCAGAAAGATTCCAGCAACTAATGAAGCTCTTTGAAAAGTCGAAATGCAG